AGGAGCCAACCGAAATAGCTTAATTAAAACATATAATAAATTGAATCGAGAGAGACGTTTCGTCGACTCTCTCGATTTTTATATTTTTTTGTTTAATATGTTGACAAGCACGATTAGTGTGATAAAATGTAAAGGCTTATGAATTAATACTGGGTTTCTTTCGTGGAAACCTAATTAATATGTGAGTTATGGCACACATGGTACTGTGTGCATAGAAATTTAAGAAGGGAGAAAATTAATGCCTACAATTAACCAATTGATTCAAAAAGGTCGTACAAAACGCGTTTACAAATCGAAATCACCGGCATTAGGTCGTAGTTTAAATACGATTAAACGTCAAACAACAAAAGTAAATAGTCCACAAAAACGTGGAGTGTGTACACGTGTTGGTACAATGACACCTAAGAAACCTAACTCAGCATTACGTAAATATGCACGTGTTCGTTTGAGTAATGGTATGGAAGTTACGGCTTATATTCCAGGAATCGGTCACAACTTACAAGAGCATAGTGTTGTTCTTATTCGTGGTGGTCGTGTAAAAGACTTACCTGGGGTTCGTTACCACATCGTTCGTGGAACAATGGACTGTGCTGGTGTAACTGACCGTCGTCAAAGCCGTTCACTATACGGTACTAAAAAACCAAGACAAGAAGATTAATTAACATCAAAAATGAGAGGAGTGAATTAAATGCCTAGAAAAGGACATGTTCCAAAGCGCGACGTAGTTGCTGATCCAATTTATAATTCAAAATTAGTAACACGTTTAATCAACAGAATCATGATTGATGGTAAAAAAGGTTTAGCACAATCAATTCTTTATAACGCTTTTGCAATTATTGAAGAAAAAACAGGTCGCCAACCAATGGAAGTATTTGAGGAAGCTTTAGACAACGTATTACCAGTCTTAGAACTTAAAGCTCGCCGAGTTGGTGGATCAAACATCCAAATCCCTATTGAAGTAACTCAAGAACGTCGATTGACACTTGGACTTCGTTGGATTGTTCAATATTCACGTTCACGTGGAGAAAAAACAATGGAAGAACGCTTAGCTGCTGAAATCATCGATGCATCAAATGGTGTAGGTGCTTCAGTTAAGAAACGTGACGACGTGCATAAAATGGCTGAAGCCAATAAAGCATTCGCACACTACCGTTGGTAAGATTAACGTAGAAAAGGAGACTTACATCTTATGGCAAGAGAATTTTCATTAGATAAAATGCGTAATATCGGTATCATGGCTCACATCGATGCTGGTAAAACAACTACAACAGAACGTATTCTCTATTATACAGGTCGTACACATAAGATCGGGGAAACTCATGATGGTGCTGCAACGATGGACTGGATGGCGCAGGAGCAAGAACGTGGTATTACAATCACATCAGCTGCTACAACTGCTGCTTGGAAGGGCCACCGTGTAAACATTATTGATACTCCTGGTCACGTTGACTTTACTGTTGAGGTTGAACGTTCATTACGTGTTCTTGATGGTGCGGTTACAGTACTTGATGCTAAATCAGGTGTTGAACCTCAAACAGAAACTGTTTGGCGTCAAGCTACAAAATATAACGTACCTCGTATCGTGTTCATTAATAAAATGGACGCAACCGGTGCAGATTTCTATATGTCAGCAAAAACTATTGTTGATCGTCTAGGAGCTAAATCAGCACCAATCCAAATCCCTATTGGGGTTGAAGACTATTTCGATGGTCTAATTGATATCGTTGAGCAAGAAGCACATATGTTTGCTGACGTATCACAAAAAACAGATGATATTGTTGAAATTCCTGAAGAGTTCAAAGCTCAAGTAGCTGAAGCTCGTGAAGTGTTATTTGAACAAATCTCTGATTTTGATGAAGACTTTATGATGCTTATCCTTGAAGGTGTTGAACCTACAGTTGAACAAATCAAGACTGCTATCCGTAAAGCTGTAATCAGTGGTGAATTCTTCCCAGTACTTTGTGGTGCTGCTTATAAGAATAAAGGTGTTATCGCGATGCTTGATGCAGTTATTGATTACTTACCTTCACCAGTTGATATTCCAGCTGTAAATGGTACTTTACCAAATGGTGAAGAAGCTGTTCGTGAAGCAAGTGATGAAGCACCATTCTCAGCTTTAGCATTTAAAGTTATGACTGACCCATTTGTTGGACGTCTTACATATTTCCGTGTGTATTCAGGTGTTGCAACATCAGGTGGACCAGTATATAACTCAGTAAAACGTAAACGTGAACGTTTCGGCCGTATCATGCAAATGCATGCTAACCACCGTGAAGAGATCGAAAATGTTTATGCTGGTGAAATCGCTGCTGCTGTTGGTCTTAAAGTTACAGGTACAGGGGATACACTTTGTGATGAAAAGAAAGAAATTATTCTTGAATCAATGGTCTTCCCAGAACCAGTTATCAACGTTGCCGTTGAACCAAAATCAAAAGGTGACCAAGATAAGATGGGACTTGCTTTAGCTAAATTAGCTGAAGAAGATCCAACATTTAAAACATATACTGATGATGAAACAGGACAAACAATCATTGCCGGAATGGGTGAGTTACACTTAGACATTCTTGTTGATCGTATGAAACGTGAATTCAAAGTTGAAGCTAACGTAGGAGCTCCACAAGTTGCTTACCGCGAAACAATTCGCAGTGCAGCAGACTGTGAAGGTAAATTCGTTCGTCAATCTGGTGGTCGTGGACAATATGGACACGTTTGGATCAAGTTTGAACCAAATCCAGGTAAAGGTTTTGAATGGGTTGATAAAGTTGTTGGTGGAACAGTTCCTCGTGAATTTATTAAACCAGCACAAGAAGGGCTTACAGCTGCACTTCAAAATGGTTTAATTGCCGGATACCCTGCAATTGATATCAAAGCTACATTATTCGATGGATCATCACATGATGTTGACTCCTCTGAAATGGCTTATAAAATCGCTGCTAGCATGGCTTTCAAGGAAGCTGCTAAAAAATGTAATCCAGTATTGTTAGAACCAATCATGAATGTTGAAATCACAGCACCAAGTGAATACTTAGGAGCAGTTATGGGAGATATCTCAGGACGTCGTGGACAAATTCGTGATCAAGAAGAACGCGGTAACGCAGTTATCGTTAAAGCTTGGGTTCCACTTTCAAACATGTCTGGATATACAACTGACCTTCGTTCATTTACACAAGGTCGCGGTAACTCATCAATGCAATTTGATCACTACGAAGAAGTGCCAAAGAGCATTGCAGAAACAGTTGCTAAAAAGAAAAAATAACCAGTTGATATTTACGTATTGATTTTATATGAAGATTATCTTAATATATAGTTGATAGGCAATATTTTATACATAGGAGGAAAATTGCACATGTCAAAAGAAAAATTTGATCGTTCCAAACCCCATGTTAACGTTGGTACATTAGGACACGTTGACCATGGTAAAACTACATTAACAGCTGCTATTACAAACGTATTAGCTAAAAAAGGTGGCGGGGCTGCTCAAGCTTACGACCAAATCGATAAGGCGCCTGAAGAAAGAGAACGTGGAATCACAATCTCAACTTCACACGTTGAATACGAAACAGAAGCACGTCACTACGCACACGTTGACTGCCCAGGCCATGCTGACTATGTTAAAAACATGATCACAGGTGCTGCACAAATGGATGGTGCTATCTTAGTTGTTTCAGCTACAGATGGTCCAATGCCACAAACTCGTGAGCACATCCTACTTGCAAAACAATTAGGTGTTCCTTACTTCGTAGTGTTCTTGAACAAATGTGACATGGTTGATGACGAAGAGTTAATCGACTTAGTTGAAATGGAAGTTCGTGAATTACTATCAGAAAACGATTACGACGGAGATAACTGTCCAGTTATCCGCGGATCAGCTCTTAAAGCATTAGAAGGCGAAGCAAACTGGGAAGAAAAAATTATCGAACTCATGGATGCTATCGACGCTAATGTACCAGAACCAGTTCGTGATACAGACAAACCATTCTTAATGTCAATCGAAGATGTATTTACAATCTCAGGTCGTGGTACAGTTGCTACAGGACGTGTAGAACGTGGAGAATTAAAACTTAACGAAGAAGTTGAAATCGTTGGTATTCACCCTACATCAAAAACTGTTGTAACAGGTATCGAAATGTTCCACAAAATGTTAGATTCAGCTATGGCTGGTGATAACGTTGGAGCACTTCTACGTGGTGTTAACCGTGAGCAAATCGAACGTGGTCAAGTTCTTGCAAAACCAGGTTCAGTAACTCCTCACAAAATCTTCAAAGCTCAAGTTTATATCTTAAGCAAAGAAGAAGGTGGACGTCATACTCCATTTGTTAACAACTACCGTCCTCAATTCTACTTCCGTACAACAGACGTAACTGGAACAATTCAATTACCTGAAGGTGTTGATATGGTTATGCCTGGTGATAACGTAGAAATGACTGTAGAACTTATCGCTCCAATCGCTGTAGAGCAAGGTACAACATTCTCAATTCGTGAGGGTGGACGTACTGTTGGTGCTGGTAACGTTACAGAAATCGTTAAATAATTTAACACTTAAACCTCTACATCGTAGAGGTTTTTCTTTATTGTCTTTGTATCAAAAAAAGGATAGTTTTAATAACAAGAACTAGCAATCTTGTTACAACATTCTTTTTTTTTACAAGTTGAAACGTATAATTTATTTATTAAGGAGGTGTAAATATGAATAGTTGGAAAAATAGAGTATTGTCTTTTGTAGTAGGAATTATTTTAGCGGTTGTTGGATTCATTATAATTGCAAATCCCGATGAAGCACTCGTTTCATTAATTTTAGTAATTGGTGTTTTTCTTCTTATATCTGGATTTGTGGCCGTAATTGATTCTATTCGCATTCCTGCTTTTATTCCTGGAAAATCGCTTCTAATGGTCGAAGGGATTATGCAAATGATTATTGGTGGATTATTTGCTTTTGGAAATCAGTTCATTGCGAGCGCGGTATTAGGATACTTATTAGTATTCACGATGATTATTAGTTCTATTGTGCATATTTCGTTTGTATCAGCTATCAGCCGTGGAGGCATGGCAATTTTTTCCATTATCTTAAATATCATTACGATTGGCTTAGGTGTTTATGTTTTATTTAATCCGATCCTTGCAAGTGGTATTCTCATTACAGCGGTGGGATTCCAATTTATTATCGCGGGTATTGAGCGTATGGTAATTATATTTATCCCAACCGATAGCATCTGATAATAGAATATATTGTTAAACCGACGCTTAATAGTCGGTTTTTTATAGAGTAAAGAAGTGTTTTAATTAATTTCAAAATAAAGCATTAAAACCCCTTGAATTTACAGATAGATAGTGTATAATACTTAAGCGACTGCATAGAAGTGCAAGGTTGCCGGCACACTGAATAGCGTTGTCATGGTCAGTGAGAAGCCGGGGAATTTGTACAGAGCAGGTCTATTGGAAATAGACAGTAGAAGGAGGAATTTCCATGGCAAAGAATTTTATTCGTATTCGTTTAAAAGCTTATGAACACCGTACTATTGATAGTGCTGCACAAAAAATTGTTCAAGCTGCTAACGATCACGGCGCACAAAAGGTAGTAGGTCCAGTACCGTTACCAACAGAAAAACAAATCGTAACAATTTTACGATCAGTACACGTTAATAAGGATTCTCGTGAACAATTTGAATCAAGAACTCACAAGAGATTGATTGAAATTGTTGGCCCAACGGCAGAAACTATCGACGCATTAAGTCGTTTAGATCTACCAAGCGGTGTTGATATCGAGATCAAACTTTAGTAGAGAGGAGTTATCATGAAAGGATTACTAGGACGTAAATTAGGAATGACACAAGTCTTCACAACTGACGGAAAATTAATTCCAGTTAGTGTTGTCGAGGTATTACCAAACGTTGTTCTTCAAAAGAAAACAATGGAATCAGACAATTATGAAGCAGTTCAATTAGGTGCCTTCGATGTGAAGGAACAACGTGCAAACAAATCTGAGATTGCTCACGCTGCTAAAGCAAGCACTGCTCCAAAGAAATTTGTTCGTGAAATCGCTGGCTCAGAAATGATGAATTTCGAGGTTGGCGCAGAAATTAAAGCTGATTTATTCAGCGAAGGGGAATATGTTGACGTAACAGGAACTTCACGTGGACATGGTTTCCAAGGTTCAATCGTTCGTGCGAACCAAAAAATCGGACCAAAAGCTCACGGTTCAGGATTTCACCGTGGAGTTGGTTCACTTGCAACAGGTGGATTAAACCCTGCTGTAATTAAAAAAGGACGTATTTTACCAGGACAACATGGTGGATACACTACAACAAACCAAAAATTAGAAGTTATCAAAGTTGATACAGAAAGTAACTATCTATTAATTAAAGGAAACATTCCTGGACCTAAAAAAGGTTTCGTAATTGTTAAATCAACAGTTAAACGCGTTAAATCTAAAGATCCAGTTGAATTAGTTGACTTTGCAGTTAAGGAGGATTCCGAAAATGCCTAAGTTAGATATTTTAAACCTTGAAGGCAAGAGTCTTCGTGAACTTGAGTTAAACGAAGCAGTATTTGGAATTGAACCAAATAACCAAACAAT
This genomic stretch from Erysipelothrix rhusiopathiae harbors:
- the rpsL gene encoding 30S ribosomal protein S12, producing the protein MPTINQLIQKGRTKRVYKSKSPALGRSLNTIKRQTTKVNSPQKRGVCTRVGTMTPKKPNSALRKYARVRLSNGMEVTAYIPGIGHNLQEHSVVLIRGGRVKDLPGVRYHIVRGTMDCAGVTDRRQSRSLYGTKKPRQED
- the rpsG gene encoding 30S ribosomal protein S7 translates to MPRKGHVPKRDVVADPIYNSKLVTRLINRIMIDGKKGLAQSILYNAFAIIEEKTGRQPMEVFEEALDNVLPVLELKARRVGGSNIQIPIEVTQERRLTLGLRWIVQYSRSRGEKTMEERLAAEIIDASNGVGASVKKRDDVHKMAEANKAFAHYRW
- the fusA gene encoding elongation factor G yields the protein MAREFSLDKMRNIGIMAHIDAGKTTTTERILYYTGRTHKIGETHDGAATMDWMAQEQERGITITSAATTAAWKGHRVNIIDTPGHVDFTVEVERSLRVLDGAVTVLDAKSGVEPQTETVWRQATKYNVPRIVFINKMDATGADFYMSAKTIVDRLGAKSAPIQIPIGVEDYFDGLIDIVEQEAHMFADVSQKTDDIVEIPEEFKAQVAEAREVLFEQISDFDEDFMMLILEGVEPTVEQIKTAIRKAVISGEFFPVLCGAAYKNKGVIAMLDAVIDYLPSPVDIPAVNGTLPNGEEAVREASDEAPFSALAFKVMTDPFVGRLTYFRVYSGVATSGGPVYNSVKRKRERFGRIMQMHANHREEIENVYAGEIAAAVGLKVTGTGDTLCDEKKEIILESMVFPEPVINVAVEPKSKGDQDKMGLALAKLAEEDPTFKTYTDDETGQTIIAGMGELHLDILVDRMKREFKVEANVGAPQVAYRETIRSAADCEGKFVRQSGGRGQYGHVWIKFEPNPGKGFEWVDKVVGGTVPREFIKPAQEGLTAALQNGLIAGYPAIDIKATLFDGSSHDVDSSEMAYKIAASMAFKEAAKKCNPVLLEPIMNVEITAPSEYLGAVMGDISGRRGQIRDQEERGNAVIVKAWVPLSNMSGYTTDLRSFTQGRGNSSMQFDHYEEVPKSIAETVAKKKK
- the tuf gene encoding elongation factor Tu, with the translated sequence MSKEKFDRSKPHVNVGTLGHVDHGKTTLTAAITNVLAKKGGGAAQAYDQIDKAPEERERGITISTSHVEYETEARHYAHVDCPGHADYVKNMITGAAQMDGAILVVSATDGPMPQTREHILLAKQLGVPYFVVFLNKCDMVDDEELIDLVEMEVRELLSENDYDGDNCPVIRGSALKALEGEANWEEKIIELMDAIDANVPEPVRDTDKPFLMSIEDVFTISGRGTVATGRVERGELKLNEEVEIVGIHPTSKTVVTGIEMFHKMLDSAMAGDNVGALLRGVNREQIERGQVLAKPGSVTPHKIFKAQVYILSKEEGGRHTPFVNNYRPQFYFRTTDVTGTIQLPEGVDMVMPGDNVEMTVELIAPIAVEQGTTFSIREGGRTVGAGNVTEIVK
- a CDS encoding HdeD family acid-resistance protein; its protein translation is MNSWKNRVLSFVVGIILAVVGFIIIANPDEALVSLILVIGVFLLISGFVAVIDSIRIPAFIPGKSLLMVEGIMQMIIGGLFAFGNQFIASAVLGYLLVFTMIISSIVHISFVSAISRGGMAIFSIILNIITIGLGVYVLFNPILASGILITAVGFQFIIAGIERMVIIFIPTDSI
- the rpsJ gene encoding 30S ribosomal protein S10 — translated: MAKNFIRIRLKAYEHRTIDSAAQKIVQAANDHGAQKVVGPVPLPTEKQIVTILRSVHVNKDSREQFESRTHKRLIEIVGPTAETIDALSRLDLPSGVDIEIKL
- the rplC gene encoding 50S ribosomal protein L3, translating into MKGLLGRKLGMTQVFTTDGKLIPVSVVEVLPNVVLQKKTMESDNYEAVQLGAFDVKEQRANKSEIAHAAKASTAPKKFVREIAGSEMMNFEVGAEIKADLFSEGEYVDVTGTSRGHGFQGSIVRANQKIGPKAHGSGFHRGVGSLATGGLNPAVIKKGRILPGQHGGYTTTNQKLEVIKVDTESNYLLIKGNIPGPKKGFVIVKSTVKRVKSKDPVELVDFAVKEDSENA